From the Rhodococcus sp. NBC_00297 genome, one window contains:
- a CDS encoding L-talarate/galactarate dehydratase yields MTDTRETPERSTTRPTSGLTAPDAAVRALAPGAATIDRIADVTLRSVVLPLATPISDAKVLTGRQKPMTEVVFLFVEIRTEQGHEGIGFSYSKRAGGPAQFAHAREIAPVLIGQNPSDIGKIWSSLVWAGASVGRSGVATQAIAAVDIALWDLKAKRAGLPLAKLIGSTRDAVQTYNTSGGFLHTPIEEVLENATASLAAGIGGIKLKVGQPDWRQDIARVTAVREHLGDDVPLMVDANQQWDRPTATRMCRILEQFDLVWIEEPLDAYDAEGHAMLARTFDTSIATGEMLASVGEHVRLIEAGSVDIIQPDAPRIGGITQFLKLAGLAEHHGLQMAPHFAMEIHLHLAAAYPLQTWVEHFDWLDPLFEEHLETRDGRMHLSERPGLGFTLSEQAHAWTVAEVHVDR; encoded by the coding sequence GTGACCGACACGCGAGAGACCCCCGAGCGCAGCACCACCCGGCCGACCAGCGGGCTCACCGCGCCCGACGCGGCCGTTCGTGCGCTCGCGCCCGGGGCCGCCACGATCGATCGCATCGCGGACGTCACCCTGCGCTCCGTCGTTCTCCCTCTGGCCACACCGATCAGCGACGCGAAAGTGCTGACCGGACGGCAGAAGCCGATGACGGAGGTGGTGTTCCTCTTCGTCGAGATACGCACCGAGCAGGGGCACGAGGGCATCGGGTTCAGCTACTCCAAACGTGCCGGCGGCCCTGCGCAGTTCGCCCACGCGCGAGAGATCGCGCCTGTGCTGATCGGTCAGAATCCCAGTGACATCGGTAAGATCTGGAGCTCTCTCGTCTGGGCCGGTGCCTCCGTCGGTCGCAGCGGCGTCGCCACCCAGGCGATCGCGGCCGTCGACATCGCACTGTGGGACCTGAAGGCGAAGCGAGCCGGGCTCCCGCTCGCGAAACTCATCGGCTCCACCCGTGATGCCGTGCAGACGTACAACACGTCCGGCGGCTTCCTGCACACCCCGATCGAGGAGGTGCTGGAGAACGCGACCGCGTCTCTCGCGGCCGGCATCGGCGGTATCAAACTGAAGGTGGGACAACCGGACTGGCGCCAGGACATCGCTCGGGTGACCGCAGTGCGCGAGCACCTGGGTGACGACGTACCCCTGATGGTCGACGCGAACCAGCAGTGGGACCGACCGACGGCGACCCGGATGTGCCGCATTCTCGAACAGTTCGATCTGGTGTGGATCGAGGAACCACTCGACGCCTACGACGCCGAGGGCCACGCCATGCTCGCGCGGACCTTCGACACGTCCATCGCGACCGGTGAGATGCTGGCCAGTGTCGGCGAGCACGTGCGCCTGATCGAGGCCGGGTCCGTCGACATCATCCAGCCCGACGCGCCGCGCATCGGTGGGATCACGCAGTTCCTGAAGCTCGCAGGACTCGCCGAGCATCACGGCCTGCAGATGGCGCCGCACTTCGCGATGGAGATCCACCTGCATCTCGCGGCTGCCTATCCTCTGCAGACCTGGGTGGAGCACTTCGACTGGTTGGATCCGCTGTTCGAGGAGCACCTGGAGACGCGGGACGGGCGGATGCACCTGTCCGAACGTCCTGGCCTCGGCTTCACCCTGAGCGAGCAGGCGCACGCGTGGACCGTGGCGGAGGTGCACGTCGATCGCTGA
- a CDS encoding TetR family transcriptional regulator: MAAHDEPRETEDARFRLEVMGAALELFESKGYEATTVDQIAESAGLSRRTFFRQFRSKEDVVFLDHDATLTHVQDFLETTDLDPYDAVCEAAARVFARFSGTPDTTRRRYRVLQTVPALRERELVMVLRYERVFVDTLRRGAPTQEPLSLVQFAAAVTATHNYLLRTWLRDGARVEVEDVRRALGAVKRRFVTDTAGDRPTALVLPPGTSVADVTTLLAQHFGDGLTTTP, from the coding sequence ATGGCCGCCCACGACGAACCGCGAGAAACCGAGGACGCCCGGTTTCGCCTCGAGGTCATGGGTGCGGCGCTGGAGCTCTTCGAGAGCAAGGGGTACGAGGCCACCACGGTCGACCAGATCGCGGAGAGCGCGGGGCTGTCGCGCCGCACGTTCTTCCGGCAGTTCCGGTCCAAGGAGGACGTGGTCTTCCTCGACCACGACGCCACCCTCACCCATGTGCAGGACTTCCTGGAAACGACCGACCTCGATCCGTACGACGCCGTGTGCGAGGCCGCCGCACGCGTGTTCGCCCGGTTCTCCGGCACGCCGGACACCACCCGTCGCCGCTACCGCGTCCTGCAGACGGTGCCCGCCCTGCGCGAGCGCGAACTGGTGATGGTGCTGCGGTACGAGCGCGTCTTCGTCGACACCCTGCGCCGCGGCGCCCCGACGCAGGAGCCGCTCTCCCTGGTGCAGTTCGCCGCCGCGGTCACGGCGACGCACAATTACCTGCTGCGCACGTGGCTTCGCGACGGGGCCCGAGTGGAGGTCGAGGACGTCCGGCGCGCCCTCGGGGCGGTGAAGCGGCGGTTCGTCACCGACACCGCGGGAGACCGGCCCACCGCACTCGTGTTGCCGCCGGGGACGTCGGTCGCCGACGTCACGACCCTGCTCGCACAGCACTTCGGGGACGGTCTCACCACCACCCCGTGA
- a CDS encoding xylulokinase produces MALVMGVDSSTQSCKIVVRDADSGELVRHGRAGHPDGTEIDPARWHEALETALADAGGMDGVDAVSVGAQQHGMVCLDEAGETVRPALLWNDTRSAESARDLVTELGGGQEWADAVGVVPVASITAAKLRWLADHESENADRTAAVCLPHDWLSWRLGGARGLDALATDRGDASGTGYFSAATNEYRVDLLGLALRGRTPHVPTVAAPSTRIGTTSGGAAIGPGTGDNAAAALALGAGEGDLVVSIGTSGVVSAVSAVAPRDPSGLVAGFADATGRQLPLVCTLNAARVLDATARLLGVDHDELSRLALSTESRGLVMVPYLEGERTPNRPGATGAIHGLRLGNSTPAHLARAAIEGLLCSLADGIDHLVAQGATVSRVLLVGGGAKSEAVRVLAPGVFGMPVDVPPPGEYVADGAARQAAWVLSGGAEPPTWAAADIPRYEADPTPAVRERYAEVRDLTEGAG; encoded by the coding sequence GTGGCGTTGGTGATGGGTGTCGATTCGTCCACCCAGTCGTGCAAAATCGTTGTTCGGGACGCGGATTCCGGTGAGCTGGTCCGCCACGGTCGGGCCGGCCATCCCGACGGCACCGAGATCGACCCGGCCCGGTGGCACGAGGCTCTCGAGACCGCTCTCGCGGACGCCGGTGGAATGGACGGCGTCGACGCGGTCTCCGTCGGAGCGCAGCAGCACGGCATGGTGTGTCTCGACGAGGCGGGCGAGACCGTCCGACCGGCGTTGCTGTGGAACGACACTCGCTCCGCCGAGTCGGCGCGCGACCTGGTGACCGAGCTGGGTGGAGGCCAGGAGTGGGCCGACGCCGTGGGCGTGGTGCCGGTCGCGTCCATCACCGCGGCAAAGCTGCGGTGGCTCGCGGATCACGAGTCGGAGAACGCCGATCGCACTGCGGCAGTCTGTCTTCCGCACGACTGGCTGTCCTGGCGCCTCGGCGGTGCTCGCGGACTCGACGCCCTGGCCACGGATCGGGGTGACGCCAGCGGCACGGGATACTTCTCGGCGGCCACGAACGAGTACCGCGTCGATCTGCTCGGTCTCGCGCTACGCGGGCGCACCCCGCACGTGCCCACCGTGGCGGCGCCCTCGACACGGATCGGCACGACTTCCGGAGGCGCGGCCATCGGGCCCGGAACCGGTGACAATGCCGCTGCGGCACTGGCTCTGGGTGCCGGCGAGGGTGACCTGGTGGTCTCCATCGGCACGTCCGGCGTCGTCTCGGCCGTGTCCGCCGTGGCTCCTCGCGACCCGTCGGGACTGGTGGCCGGCTTCGCCGACGCCACCGGTCGTCAACTGCCTCTCGTCTGCACGCTGAACGCCGCGCGCGTGCTCGATGCGACCGCGCGCCTGCTCGGCGTCGACCACGACGAGCTGTCGCGGCTCGCGCTGTCCACGGAGAGCCGGGGACTGGTCATGGTGCCGTACCTCGAGGGGGAGCGCACACCGAACAGGCCCGGCGCGACCGGCGCGATTCATGGCCTGCGCCTGGGTAATTCGACCCCGGCGCACCTCGCGCGCGCCGCGATCGAGGGTCTGCTGTGCAGTCTCGCCGACGGGATCGACCACCTGGTGGCGCAGGGTGCGACCGTGTCGCGAGTGCTGCTCGTCGGCGGGGGCGCGAAATCCGAGGCGGTGCGCGTCCTCGCGCCGGGAGTCTTCGGCATGCCCGTCGACGTCCCGCCGCCCGGTGAGTACGTGGCCGACGGGGCCGCGCGCCAGGCGGCCTGGGTGCTGTCCGGCGGGGCCGAACCGCCCACCTGGGCCGCGGCGGACATTCCCCGGTACGAGGCGGACCCGACCCCGGCGGTGCGCGAACGCTACGCCGAGGTGCGGGACCTGACGGAGGGTGCCGGGTAG
- a CDS encoding sugar ABC transporter substrate-binding protein produces MQNTRLALTAAGIGLVMALTACGSNSSSDSGSGDSGGSGNGGTKVGVILPDTKSSARYESQDRPLLQKALSDAGLDPIIQNAEGDTTKFSSIADSMISQGAKVILMSNLSSESGAAVQKKATEAGVATIDYDRLTLGGSADYYVSFDSTTVGNLQGQGLVDCVGAKPGAQIIQINGSPTDNNATLFKAGALEVLQPKYDSGDLRLAGDQAIPEWDNQVGGTTFEQLLTANGGKVDGVLAANDGLAGAVITVLQKNGLNGTVPVTGQDATEDGLKAVLRGDQCMTVYKDVAKEAAAAAELAIDLAKGDTAAADAKATATSEDPEGNRQVKSVLLDPVTITRDNVKVAVDGGAVSADALCSGDVAQACADAGIS; encoded by the coding sequence ATGCAGAACACAAGGCTCGCCCTCACCGCGGCGGGTATCGGTCTGGTCATGGCACTCACCGCGTGTGGCAGCAACTCCAGCAGCGACAGCGGCAGCGGAGACTCCGGCGGATCCGGCAACGGCGGCACCAAGGTCGGCGTCATCCTGCCCGACACCAAGTCGTCCGCACGCTACGAGTCGCAGGACCGACCGCTCCTGCAGAAGGCGCTGAGCGACGCGGGTCTCGATCCGATCATCCAGAACGCGGAGGGCGACACCACCAAGTTCTCGTCCATCGCCGACTCGATGATCAGCCAGGGTGCGAAGGTCATCCTGATGAGCAATCTCTCGTCCGAGTCCGGTGCCGCCGTGCAGAAGAAGGCCACCGAAGCGGGCGTCGCCACCATCGACTACGACCGACTCACCCTCGGCGGCTCGGCCGACTACTACGTCTCCTTCGACAGCACCACCGTCGGCAACCTGCAGGGTCAGGGCCTGGTGGACTGCGTGGGCGCGAAGCCCGGCGCGCAGATCATCCAGATCAACGGCTCGCCGACCGACAACAACGCCACGCTGTTCAAGGCCGGCGCGCTCGAGGTGCTGCAGCCGAAGTACGACTCCGGCGACCTGCGCCTCGCGGGCGACCAGGCCATCCCCGAGTGGGACAACCAGGTCGGCGGCACCACCTTCGAGCAGCTGCTCACCGCCAACGGCGGCAAGGTCGACGGCGTTCTCGCCGCCAACGACGGACTCGCGGGCGCCGTCATCACGGTCCTGCAGAAGAACGGCCTGAACGGCACCGTGCCGGTCACCGGTCAGGACGCCACCGAGGACGGACTGAAGGCCGTGCTCCGCGGCGACCAGTGCATGACCGTCTACAAGGACGTCGCGAAGGAGGCGGCCGCTGCCGCCGAGCTCGCCATCGACCTCGCCAAGGGTGACACCGCCGCTGCCGACGCCAAGGCGACGGCGACGTCGGAGGACCCCGAGGGCAACCGTCAGGTGAAGTCGGTCCTGCTGGACCCGGTCACCATCACGCGCGACAACGTCAAGGTCGCCGTCGACGGCGGCGCCGTCTCGGCGGACGCGTTGTGCAGTGGCGACGTGGCTCAGGCCTGCGCGGACGCGGGAATCTCCTGA
- a CDS encoding acyltransferase family protein — protein sequence MHHQATTRAPGARAVGARRPGHRVDLDGLRGLAIALVVVFHIWFGRVSGGVDVFLVLSGFFFTSMVLRRVERADGPILRPLVVRTARRLYPAAVVVFGAVALWTAWDRPFTMWDATTRQLLASLAYVQNWELARTASDYAAADLSVSPLQHLWSMSVQVQFYVGVTAVVFLVAAACRRCGRRDLTTPVLVSVLAVAAAVSFAYAADIGRTHQGWAYYDTGARTWELAVGAIAGLVIGRVVLPAALRAAAAVVGLAALVGCGFLVDGAAQFPGPAALVPVGAAMLLVLAGAGASESRAPAVTRALESRPLQFLGSIAYPLYLWHWPILIAVLGTGHSVTVVTGSAVVVVSIALAVATRSWVEEPVHRRGAGRGVLTALVTVGAIGLAAASATWQGYLDRATAQPTADVSSDDRYPGALALVDGVPVPDAPMRPTVLDADLDLPQSTLDGCIADMTQREVISCVYGDPDATRTLALAGGSHAEHWLPALDRIGRDRGFAVVTYLKMGCPLDIGEPLLVDLPYPDCRDWSSDVLDILASDRPDWVFTTSTRPSPTEFGDVTPDAYLDVWARFSALALPVVAVRDTPWLSREGVPYRAADCLADGGDSESCGLPRSEVLSEIDPARAASLPFPSVVPVDFSDAVCGPDVCRVVEGNVLVYHDSHHLSATYVRSLVPVVDSTLGEVTGWW from the coding sequence GTGCACCACCAGGCGACGACCCGTGCGCCGGGTGCCCGGGCAGTCGGCGCGCGCAGGCCGGGCCACCGCGTCGATCTGGACGGTCTCCGCGGGCTGGCGATCGCCCTCGTGGTCGTCTTCCACATCTGGTTCGGCAGGGTCTCGGGCGGTGTCGACGTCTTCCTCGTCCTGTCCGGCTTCTTCTTCACGTCGATGGTGCTGCGCCGCGTCGAGCGAGCCGACGGTCCGATCCTGCGGCCCCTCGTCGTCCGCACCGCCCGACGCCTGTACCCCGCGGCGGTGGTGGTGTTCGGCGCGGTGGCCCTCTGGACCGCGTGGGACCGACCCTTCACGATGTGGGACGCGACGACGCGGCAGCTCCTCGCGTCGCTGGCGTACGTCCAGAACTGGGAGCTCGCGCGGACCGCGTCCGACTACGCGGCGGCCGATCTGTCGGTCAGTCCGCTCCAGCACCTGTGGTCGATGTCCGTGCAGGTGCAGTTCTACGTCGGTGTCACGGCCGTGGTGTTCCTCGTCGCCGCGGCGTGCCGACGGTGTGGTCGTCGGGACCTGACCACACCGGTGCTGGTGTCGGTGCTCGCGGTCGCCGCCGCGGTGTCGTTCGCCTATGCGGCCGACATCGGCCGCACCCACCAGGGGTGGGCCTACTACGACACCGGGGCGCGGACGTGGGAACTCGCGGTCGGCGCGATCGCCGGGCTGGTGATCGGTCGAGTGGTGCTGCCAGCCGCGCTACGTGCCGCGGCCGCCGTCGTCGGACTCGCCGCACTGGTGGGCTGTGGGTTCCTCGTCGACGGTGCGGCGCAGTTCCCCGGTCCTGCCGCGCTGGTGCCGGTCGGGGCCGCGATGCTGCTGGTGCTTGCCGGTGCGGGTGCTTCCGAGTCACGAGCACCGGCCGTGACCCGCGCTCTCGAGTCCCGCCCACTGCAGTTCCTCGGCTCCATCGCCTACCCGCTGTACCTGTGGCACTGGCCGATCCTCATCGCGGTGCTCGGTACCGGGCACTCGGTGACCGTGGTGACGGGATCCGCCGTGGTGGTCGTCTCGATCGCCCTGGCCGTCGCCACACGCTCGTGGGTGGAGGAGCCGGTGCACCGTCGGGGCGCGGGCCGCGGCGTCCTCACCGCCCTGGTGACCGTCGGAGCGATCGGCCTCGCCGCGGCGAGCGCGACCTGGCAGGGCTACCTCGATCGAGCGACGGCCCAACCGACCGCCGACGTGAGCTCCGACGATCGCTACCCGGGGGCGCTCGCGCTCGTCGACGGTGTTCCCGTGCCGGACGCTCCGATGCGACCCACCGTGCTCGATGCGGACCTGGACCTGCCGCAGTCGACGCTGGACGGCTGCATCGCGGACATGACGCAGCGCGAGGTGATCTCGTGCGTGTACGGCGATCCCGACGCGACGCGCACCCTTGCCCTGGCCGGGGGATCGCATGCCGAGCACTGGCTCCCCGCACTCGACCGGATCGGCCGGGATCGCGGGTTCGCCGTGGTGACCTACCTCAAGATGGGGTGCCCGCTCGACATCGGCGAGCCGCTCCTGGTGGATCTGCCCTACCCGGACTGCCGGGACTGGTCCTCGGACGTGCTCGACATCCTCGCGTCGGACCGCCCCGACTGGGTGTTCACCACCTCGACGCGGCCGAGCCCCACGGAGTTCGGCGACGTCACACCCGACGCGTACCTCGACGTCTGGGCACGCTTCTCCGCGCTCGCTCTTCCCGTCGTGGCCGTGCGGGACACTCCGTGGCTCAGCCGGGAGGGCGTCCCGTATCGCGCCGCGGACTGCCTTGCCGACGGCGGCGACAGCGAGTCGTGCGGACTGCCGCGCAGCGAGGTCCTGTCCGAGATCGATCCGGCCCGCGCCGCGTCGCTGCCGTTCCCCTCGGTGGTTCCCGTCGACTTCTCCGATGCGGTCTGCGGTCCCGACGTGTGTCGCGTCGTCGAAGGAAACGTGCTGGTCTACCACGATTCCCACCACCTGTCGGCGACGTACGTCCGGTCGCTCGTGCCGGTGGTCGACAGCACGCTCGGCGAGGTCACGGGGTGGTGGTGA
- a CDS encoding sugar ABC transporter permease produces the protein MTAAPEQDRARSDFSMDTDRRSFGDAGRDYVARLRGGELGALPALAGLVVLLVVFSSLSGQFLTLNNVANLLTQGAATALIGMGLVFVLLLGEIDLSAGTGSGVAAAILALHYTEGGNLLGGMGTGVFLTFCAVLVVAGVLAAITRLWAAIVPAAIALAIALLGVPANPWIEIVLAICVGASIGCLTGFLVSRVGIPSFVVTLALFLAWGGVVLQLIGEGGTLGISDNTVLFAVANRSLPVWASWVLFAVVVGGFAAINLSRQRTRLKQGLTAPPTSLLLVKIAALTVFAALATWAMTVNRSPNPAVLSIAGVPYVVPIVLFVLVLATFVLDRTSYGRHVYAVGGNAEASRRAGIDVRRIRMSVFVVSSTIAALGAIVAASKVGSVDPQAGGGNTLLFAVGAAVIGGTSLFGGRGRVRDAVIGAAVIAVIDNGLRLQGQSAAVVSIVTGLVLLLAASVDALSRRRAPTGR, from the coding sequence ATGACCGCCGCACCCGAACAGGACCGCGCCCGGTCCGACTTCTCGATGGACACCGATCGGCGATCGTTCGGCGACGCCGGACGCGACTACGTGGCACGACTGCGCGGCGGCGAGCTGGGGGCACTGCCCGCACTCGCCGGGCTGGTCGTCCTGCTCGTCGTGTTCTCGTCGCTGTCGGGGCAGTTTCTCACCCTCAACAACGTGGCCAATCTGCTCACCCAGGGAGCGGCCACCGCGTTGATCGGCATGGGGCTGGTGTTCGTGCTCCTCCTCGGTGAGATCGACCTCTCCGCCGGCACCGGCTCCGGTGTGGCGGCGGCGATTCTCGCCCTGCACTACACGGAGGGGGGAAACCTGCTCGGCGGCATGGGAACCGGTGTGTTCCTGACGTTCTGCGCCGTTCTGGTGGTGGCCGGAGTGCTCGCGGCGATCACGCGACTGTGGGCGGCCATCGTGCCGGCCGCGATCGCACTCGCCATCGCGCTGCTCGGGGTGCCCGCGAATCCGTGGATCGAGATCGTGCTGGCGATCTGCGTCGGTGCCTCGATAGGCTGCCTCACCGGGTTCCTCGTCTCCCGCGTCGGCATCCCGTCGTTCGTGGTCACGCTGGCACTGTTCCTCGCCTGGGGCGGTGTGGTGCTGCAGCTGATCGGTGAGGGCGGCACCCTCGGAATCTCCGACAACACCGTGCTCTTCGCGGTGGCCAACCGGTCGCTCCCGGTGTGGGCGAGTTGGGTGCTGTTCGCGGTGGTCGTCGGCGGATTCGCGGCGATCAACCTCTCGCGCCAGCGCACTCGGCTGAAGCAGGGACTGACGGCTCCCCCGACGTCGCTGTTGCTGGTCAAGATCGCGGCACTGACGGTGTTCGCCGCCCTCGCCACGTGGGCGATGACGGTGAACCGCAGCCCCAACCCGGCGGTGCTCTCCATCGCCGGTGTGCCGTACGTCGTTCCGATCGTGCTCTTCGTGTTGGTGCTCGCCACGTTCGTCCTCGACCGGACGTCCTACGGTCGGCACGTCTACGCGGTGGGTGGCAACGCGGAGGCGTCGCGGCGAGCGGGTATCGACGTCCGGCGCATCCGCATGAGTGTCTTCGTGGTCAGCTCGACCATCGCGGCACTCGGCGCCATCGTGGCAGCGTCCAAGGTCGGATCCGTGGATCCGCAGGCGGGTGGCGGCAACACGCTGCTGTTCGCCGTCGGCGCCGCCGTCATCGGTGGAACGTCGCTCTTCGGTGGACGTGGTCGCGTGCGGGACGCGGTGATCGGTGCTGCCGTCATCGCGGTGATCGACAACGGACTGCGCCTGCAGGGGCAGTCCGCGGCGGTGGTCTCCATCGTCACCGGTCTCGTGCTGTTGCTCGCGGCCAGTGTCGACGCACTGTCGCGTCGACGAGCTCCGACTGGTCGGTGA
- a CDS encoding ATP-binding cassette domain-containing protein, giving the protein MTAAGEPVLQLQGINKSFGPVHVLHDVDLTIRAGEVTALVGDNGAGKSTLIKCIAGIHGTDSGEVRFGGEPVSVSNPKEAAALGIEVVYQDLALCDNLDIVQNMFLGRERTAKGLLDEASMEQAARDTLASLSVRTVKSVRTPVASLSGGQRQTVAIAKSVLWESKVVLLDEPTAALGVAQTRQVLDLVRRLADSGVGVLLISHNMNDVVEVSDSVAALFLGRMAAQVRTADVSVGRIVELITTGRSGDLGLPSAEAKAVTI; this is encoded by the coding sequence ATGACCGCCGCGGGAGAGCCCGTCCTGCAGTTGCAGGGCATCAACAAGAGTTTCGGTCCGGTGCACGTCCTGCACGACGTCGATCTGACGATCAGGGCGGGAGAGGTCACTGCACTGGTCGGTGACAACGGCGCGGGCAAGTCCACGCTGATCAAGTGCATCGCAGGAATTCACGGCACCGACTCCGGCGAGGTCCGCTTCGGCGGCGAGCCGGTGTCGGTGTCGAATCCGAAAGAGGCTGCGGCGCTGGGTATCGAGGTCGTGTACCAGGACCTCGCCCTGTGCGACAACCTCGACATCGTGCAGAACATGTTCCTCGGCCGTGAGCGTACGGCCAAGGGTCTGCTCGACGAGGCATCGATGGAACAGGCGGCGCGCGACACCCTCGCGTCGCTGTCGGTGCGCACCGTCAAGTCGGTGCGCACCCCGGTCGCGTCGCTGTCCGGTGGACAGCGGCAGACCGTCGCCATCGCCAAGTCGGTGCTCTGGGAGTCGAAGGTGGTGCTGCTCGACGAGCCCACGGCCGCACTGGGAGTCGCGCAGACGCGACAGGTCCTCGACCTCGTTCGCCGCCTCGCGGACTCGGGTGTGGGAGTGCTGCTCATCAGCCACAACATGAACGACGTCGTCGAGGTGTCCGACTCCGTCGCCGCCCTGTTCCTGGGGCGGATGGCGGCGCAGGTGCGCACGGCGGACGTGTCCGTCGGACGCATCGTCGAGCTCATCACGACCGGCCGCAGCGGTGACCTCGGTCTTCCGTCGGCCGAGGCGAAGGCGGTGACGATATGA